A portion of the Saimiri boliviensis isolate mSaiBol1 chromosome 1, mSaiBol1.pri, whole genome shotgun sequence genome contains these proteins:
- the GZMK gene encoding granzyme K yields MTMFSSSSLFFLIVGAYMTSECFNMEIIGGKEVSPHSRPFMASIQYGGHHICGGVLIDPQWVLTAAHCHYRFAKGQSPTVVLGAHSLSKNEVSKQTFKIKKFIPFSRFTSNLPSNDIMLVKLQTAAELNKHVQLLHPSSKTALRSGTKCQVTGWGATDPELLLPSDTLQEVTVTVLSRKLCNSKNYYDHDPYITQDMVCAGDAKGQKDSCKGDSGGPLICKGVFHAIVSGGDQCGVAKKPGIYTLLTKKYQNWIKSNLAPSHAN; encoded by the exons ATgactatgttttcttcttcctctctgtttTTCCTAATAGTTGGAGCTTATATGACTTCTGAGT GTTTCAACATGGAAATTATTGGAGGAAAAGAAGTGTCGCCTCATTCCAGGCCATTTATGGCCTCCATCCAGTATGGCGGACATCACATTTGTGGAGGTGTTCTGATTGATCCGCAGTGGGTGCTGACAGCAGCCCACTGCCACTACCG GTTTGCCAAAGGCCAGTCTCCCACTGTGGTTTTAGGCGCACACTCTCTCTCAAAGAATGAGGTCTCCAAACAaacatttaagattaaaaaattcaTACCATTCTCAAGATTTACATCAAATCTTCCATCGAATGATATCATGCTGGTTAAG CTTCAAACAGCCGCAGAACTCAACAAGCATGTCCAGCTGCTACACCCAAGCTCCAAAACCGCTCTTAGATCTGGAACCAAATGCCAGGTTACTGGCTGGGGAGCCACCGACCCAGAATTATTACTCCCTTCTGACACCCTGCAAGAAGTCACTGTTACTGTCTTAAGTCGAAAACTTTGCAACAGCAAAAATTATTACGACCACGACCCTTATATCACCCAAGACATGGTCTGTGCAGGAGATGCCAAAGGCCAGAAGGACTCCTGTAAG ggTGACTCAGGGGGCCCACTGATCTGTAAAGGTGTCTTCCACGCCATAGTCTCTGGAGGTGATCAATGCGGTGTTGCCAAGAAGCCTGGAATCTACACCCTCTTGACCAAGAAATACCAGAATTGGATCAAAAGCAACCTTGCCCCTTCTCATGCAAATTAA